The Roseofilum reptotaenium CS-1145 genome contains the following window.
TTTGAGCAGGATTAGGCGGGTTTTAATGTCAACGGGGAGTGGGTCATTCACGCTAGGGTAACATTGCCAGTGAGATCTGCGGATCGTGGATTAAGAATTATTTCAGTTTACCAGCGCCCAACGGTATATTATGGGTCTAAGGCTTGTTCCAAGTCGATTTGAGATACTACAATCAACCCAGAAGTCCACAATTCCTAATAGAGAAGGTAGACGATCAAAATGGAGCAAAGAACACACGAAACGGAAGATGGAACAACAGTTATTGTTTTAACGCCAACTGGACGTTTAGATATCACTACAGCCTGGCAATTTCGTTTGAAACTACAGGAATGTATTTCTAAGCTCAGTAGGCATGTGGTGGTAAATCTGGGTCAAGTAAACTTTATTGATAGCTCAGGCCTAACGTCTTTGGTCGCTGGGATGCGGGATGCGGAGAAGGTTAAAGGATCTTTTCGCATCTGTAATGTTCATCCGGAAGCTAAGTTGGTGTTTGAAGTGACGATGATGGATTCTGTATTTGAAATTTTTGAAACAGAAAATGATGCACTAGAAGGGGTTCCCAGGGTTGCAGGATAATTGGGGCAAAAGGGTCTGACAAATGTGTTTGAGTCACTAGGAGAGGAGACGGTCAGCTTTCTGGAAGCAATTGTCTTAAACTCCTGGTGACGGGACTTTGATGCTGGTTTTTGGGGAAAACCTTGGCAAAGTGACCTTTAGGCGCGAGAATAGAATCACCCACTCTTGATAATTGTAGCTGTGAATACTGTCCGCACTGTTTCCGATACTAAGCGAGCGTTTTATACTAACCATACCCGGCCCATTAATTCTATCTACCGCCGTGTGGTGGAAGAATTGATGGTAGAGATGCATTTGCTGTCGGTCAATGTGGACTTTGAGTATGACCCCATTTATGCTCTTGGGGTTGTTTCGTCCTTTGACCAATTTATGGAGGGATATTCACCAGAGGGTGAAAAAGCATCTATTTTTGCAGCGTTGTGTCAAGCATTGGAGAGCGATGTCAATGTTTATCGGGCAGAGGCTCAACAGGCTCAGGAACAGATTAAGGATTGGTCTGGAGAGGCTGTGGTTGCTCTGGTTTGCGATCCGCATCAGGGTGATGGTGCGGATGCTCTGCGAGGGCGCTTGAAGGCGATCGCCGATAATCCTAAGTTTAAATATAGTCGTTTGTTTGCGATTGGTTTGTATACGCTCGTCTCTACGGTTGATTCTGAACGACTCCAAACTGAGGAGAGTCGTAACCAAACGTTGGAAAAGATTGCCCAGGGATTGGGACTTTCTTTGGAGAAATTGCAAAAGGATATTGAATTGTATCGGTCGAATTTGGAAAAGGTGAAGCAAGCTCAGGCAGTCATGAAGGATATTTTGGAGGCTGGACGTAAAAAACGCCAAGAGCGAGCTTTGCAAAAAGAGGAAGAAAGGGAATAGGGAATAGAGAATGGGGATGCGTGCTCCCTTCGACTCTACTCAGGGAGCATAAACGCGGAGATTAACCCTTACCCATGACTTATTAACCATGACTTCTCACAATATTCTAGAGGGCAAAGGTTACTGGCTCTCTAATGCCCAAGTTCCTCTGTCTTTGTTTCTGCCCAAACATTGCCCTCCTACGGTTACACCTAATTCAGAAAAATTGGTGCAGGTGGAGATCTGTATTGAAGAGGGCATGATTACTAAAATTTGTGCCAGTGGCGATCGCCCCCCAAGCCATGAAAATGATGTCTATGATATGAAGGGAGGTCAAGTCTGGCCGACTTTTGTTGATATCCATACTCATCTGGATAAGGGCCATATTTGGCATCGTAGCCCTAACCTTGATGGTACATTCGAGGGGGCGATCGCTGCTTCTGGAGAAGATGGAGATCGCTATTGGACGGCCGAAGATCTCTATCGGCGTATGAATTTTGCCCTAAAGTGTAGTTATGCCCACGGAACTCAAGCTATCCGCACCCATCTCGACTTGAGAGGTGAAGAAACTGAAGTAACTTGGGACGTTTTTCAGGCTCTTCGGGAAGAATGGCAAGGGAAACTTGAATTACAAGCAGTGAGCTTAAGCACGTTAGATGAGTTATGTACTCCAGAAGGACAACAGTTAGCGGATCGCTTGGCAGAAATAGGCGGAATTCTAGGGGGAATGCCCCTCATGAATCCTAATCTTGACAGTAAACTTCGCCATGTATTTTCTTTAGCAAAAGAGCGTAATTTAGACCTCGATTTTCATACCGATGAAAATCTACATCCAGAGGCCTGTACCCTTTATCATGTGGCCAATACAGCACAGAAATATGAATTTGAAGGTCACATTACCTGCGGTCATTGTTGCAGTTTAGCCGTACAAACTCCAGAAATTGTCCAAGAAACCCTAAAAGCAGTAAAAGCGGCGAACATTGCCATTGTCAGCTTACCCATGTGTAACCTCTACCTGCAAGATAGGCAACCGGGAAAAACTCCCACTTATCGAGGGGTGACTTTAATTCAAGAGATGCAAAAAATGGGAATTTCCGTAATGTTCGCCTCTGATAATTGTCGCGATCCATTTTTTGCCTTTGGCGATCATGACATGCTAGAAGTCTTTAATCAAAGTGTGCGAATTGCCCATTTAGATATTCCTTATGGCAACTGGCCGCAAGCAGTCACCACAATTCCAGGTAAAATTATGAAGTTACCTAATCCAGTAGCGATCGCTGTCGGTTTACCTGCTAACTTAATTCTCTTCAAAGGACGGCGATTTACTGAACTTTTAGCCCGTTCCCAACATGACCGTATTGTATTGCGTAATGGTAAACCCATTGATACAACTTTACCCGACTATGCCGAATTGGATAAGCTCTGAACACCTGGATCTTAGCTATAGCTTCTTCCGATGAGAGAAAAAAGCGGTACACTATAGCTGTACGCTGGCTAAGTACAGTCAGGCTGGAGATAAGCGATCGCCATGACAAACCAAGACCTAATCATATCTACCCTTGATGGCGGTAACTTTAGCGCCTATGTCTCTGAACCCCCTGAAGGAAACGGCCCAGGATTAATCGTCATCCAAGAAATTTTTGGGGTGAATGCTATCATGCGTCAGATAGCAGATGAGTACGCTAGTTTGGGCTATCTGGCTGTAGTTCCCGATTTGTTTTGGCGACTCGAACCCAACATTGAGCTAGAACCTGACAATCAAGAAGATTTAGCTAAAGCCTTTAGTCTTTACGAGCAGTTTAATGAAGATCAAGGCGTAGACGATCTGATCGCTACCTTAGAAGCAGTCAAAGCCTTACCGAGTTGTAGCGGTAAAGTCGGAACCCTAGGATTTTGTCTGGGGGGAAAACTGGCCTATTTAATGGCCACGCGATCGCTGGCTGATTGTAATATCTCCTATTATGGGGTGGGTATTGATAACAATCTCCATGAACAAGAGCAGATTAAAACCCCCCTGATGCTTCACCTAGCAGAATTGGATGAATATGTCAGTCCCGATGCCCAAACTCAAATGATCTCTAGTCTCCAAGACCATCCTCAAGTTATTCTACATCGCTACTTAGGTGTAAATCATGGCTTTAGTCGGGTGAACTCCACTGCCTATGTTAGCGAAATCGCTCAACAAGCGGGCGATCGCACTCTACAATTCTTGCAGCAACATCTAAAACCGTGATCTCCGAAGGTGAACATGGCATCATTTATTAACATCAATCCCCAACTCCTAGACGATCAAGACCTCCGACTCACAGAAAAACAAAAAGAAGAGATTTGGAGCCGTTTTCCCGAACCTGTTGATGGTCATTACTATGCTGATGCCATCTTTGAAGGGGGAGGAGTACGAGG
Protein-coding sequences here:
- a CDS encoding cytosine deaminase, whose protein sequence is MTSHNILEGKGYWLSNAQVPLSLFLPKHCPPTVTPNSEKLVQVEICIEEGMITKICASGDRPPSHENDVYDMKGGQVWPTFVDIHTHLDKGHIWHRSPNLDGTFEGAIAASGEDGDRYWTAEDLYRRMNFALKCSYAHGTQAIRTHLDLRGEETEVTWDVFQALREEWQGKLELQAVSLSTLDELCTPEGQQLADRLAEIGGILGGMPLMNPNLDSKLRHVFSLAKERNLDLDFHTDENLHPEACTLYHVANTAQKYEFEGHITCGHCCSLAVQTPEIVQETLKAVKAANIAIVSLPMCNLYLQDRQPGKTPTYRGVTLIQEMQKMGISVMFASDNCRDPFFAFGDHDMLEVFNQSVRIAHLDIPYGNWPQAVTTIPGKIMKLPNPVAIAVGLPANLILFKGRRFTELLARSQHDRIVLRNGKPIDTTLPDYAELDKL
- a CDS encoding dienelactone hydrolase family protein → MTNQDLIISTLDGGNFSAYVSEPPEGNGPGLIVIQEIFGVNAIMRQIADEYASLGYLAVVPDLFWRLEPNIELEPDNQEDLAKAFSLYEQFNEDQGVDDLIATLEAVKALPSCSGKVGTLGFCLGGKLAYLMATRSLADCNISYYGVGIDNNLHEQEQIKTPLMLHLAELDEYVSPDAQTQMISSLQDHPQVILHRYLGVNHGFSRVNSTAYVSEIAQQAGDRTLQFLQQHLKP
- a CDS encoding STAS domain-containing protein; protein product: MEQRTHETEDGTTVIVLTPTGRLDITTAWQFRLKLQECISKLSRHVVVNLGQVNFIDSSGLTSLVAGMRDAEKVKGSFRICNVHPEAKLVFEVTMMDSVFEIFETENDALEGVPRVAG
- the psb29 gene encoding photosystem II biogenesis protein Psp29, with product MNTVRTVSDTKRAFYTNHTRPINSIYRRVVEELMVEMHLLSVNVDFEYDPIYALGVVSSFDQFMEGYSPEGEKASIFAALCQALESDVNVYRAEAQQAQEQIKDWSGEAVVALVCDPHQGDGADALRGRLKAIADNPKFKYSRLFAIGLYTLVSTVDSERLQTEESRNQTLEKIAQGLGLSLEKLQKDIELYRSNLEKVKQAQAVMKDILEAGRKKRQERALQKEEERE